GCACCACCTCGGTGGCCTTGTCGCGCTCGAACCACTGCCCGCTGGCGTTGGTGTCCACGTCCTGGATGCGCGAGTAGCGCAGCAGCCGCCCGCCCAGGTCCTCGGCGATGGCGCGCACCGTCTCGTAGTTGTAGCCCAGCACGCGGATGCTGTAGTTGGGCGGGCTGGACCCCCCGCCGTAGAACGAGGGCCCGTATCCGTAGACGCGCACCTCCGACCCGCCGAAGAGGTGGCTGTACGCCTCGATCTGCTCCTTGACGGCCACCGGGACCGAGGTGTCCTGCAGCGAGTCGGGGAACTCCACCCGCACCTGCGCCGCCTGCGGGTACACGTTGGTGGTGAAGCGCGCCACCTCGGGCATCTCCTTCAGCTTCGCCTCGAAGTAGCGCACCAGCTCGTCGGTGTGGGCGAGCTCCTCGCCGCGCGGCTGGTCCACCTGGATGTTGATGTACGACTCCTGGTCGAACCAGGGCCGCCAGAGGGTGCCGCGGGTGACGTACTTCTGGAACAGGTACCCCGAGCCCCCCAGCATGACGAGCGCGGCGGCCACCACCACCCAGGGGTGGCGGAGCGTGAACCCCACCAGGCCGGCGTAGAGGCGGACGTAGGCGGGCGCTCGCTCCTCGGCCGCGCGGGCCGCGCGCAGGGGGCGCGCCCTGAGGAGCCGGGCGGCCAGCGCCGGGGTGAACGAGAAGGTGACGAAGAGCGAGGCCAGGTTGGTGAAGCCCACCACGATGGCCAGCGGCACGTAGAAGAGCCGCACCTCGCCCTGCAGGTAGACGAAGGGGACGAAGACGATGATGGTGGTGAGCGTGGCCGCCAGCACCGCCAGCACCATCTCGCCCGCGCCCCGCTCGGCGGCGGCGGCCGGGTCTTCTCCCGGCCTCGCCCTGCGGTAGATGTTCTCCAGCACCACCACGGCGTTGTCGATCACCAGCCCGAAGCCCATCGCCAGCCCCATCAGCGTGAGCAGGTTGAGCGTGAGCCCGCCGAAGTACACCAGGTTGAGCGTGAGCAGCACCGAGAAGCCGATGCTGGCGAAGACCACGGCCGCCGAGCGCAGCGAGCGCAGGAAGACGAAGAGGACGGCGAAGACCACCAGCGCCGACGAGAGCGCCCGCCAGCGCAGGTCGGTGAGCTGGGTGCGCACCGCCTCGCTCTCGTCGTCGTCCAGCAGGATGCGGGTGCCGCGGGGGCCGCGCGCCGCCTGCTCGCCCACGCGCGCCTTCACCCGGTCGGCCACCTCCACCACGTTGGTGCCGATCTCCTTGAACACCTGGAAGCTGACGGCGCTCTGGCCGTCGATGCGGTAGAAGGAGGCGGCCTCCTCGTAGGTGTCGCGCACCACCGCCACGTCTTCCAGCCGCACCAGCCGGCCGCGGTCGGTGAGCAGCGGCAGGCGGCGCACCTCGGCCGCGCTCCCGGCGCGCTCGCGGATGGCCACCGTGTAGCGCAGCCCGCCCTGCCACACGGCGCCCGCCTCGCGCACGAACTCCAGCTCGGTGACCAGGCGCCGGACCGTCTCGGGGTCGAGCCCCAGCCCCAGCACCTTCTGCTCGTCGAGCTCGATCTCCAGCAGGCGCTCGCGCCCGCCCCAG
This genomic interval from Longimicrobium sp. contains the following:
- a CDS encoding efflux RND transporter permease subunit — its product is MIRFSIRRPVAVAMGYLALALLGVASWVKLPVELLPDTELPRLRVTASWRGAGPETTEAFLTSPIEAAVQQVRGVEKVSSTSEERGGAGQAAIDVEFGRGVDMDFARLELSERLAALEEQLPDGAGYPRVEQYVPAEFAQQNRPFLRYTITGPYTPEALRQHVEEVVAPDLRQLDGVAEVRAWGGRERLLEIELDEQKVLGLGLDPETVRRLVTELEFVREAGAVWQGGLRYTVAIRERAGSAAEVRRLPLLTDRGRLVRLEDVAVVRDTYEEAASFYRIDGQSAVSFQVFKEIGTNVVEVADRVKARVGEQAARGPRGTRILLDDDESEAVRTQLTDLRWRALSSALVVFAVLFVFLRSLRSAAVVFASIGFSVLLTLNLVYFGGLTLNLLTLMGLAMGFGLVIDNAVVVLENIYRRARPGEDPAAAAERGAGEMVLAVLAATLTTIIVFVPFVYLQGEVRLFYVPLAIVVGFTNLASLFVTFSFTPALAARLLRARPLRAARAAEERAPAYVRLYAGLVGFTLRHPWVVVAAALVMLGGSGYLFQKYVTRGTLWRPWFDQESYINIQVDQPRGEELAHTDELVRYFEAKLKEMPEVARFTTNVYPQAAQVRVEFPDSLQDTSVPVAVKEQIEAYSHLFGGSEVRVYGYGPSFYGGGSSPPNYSIRVLGYNYETVRAIAEDLGGRLLRYSRIQDVDTNASGQWFERDKATEVVLRIDRRRLAMHGLAARDVVARVSAAVGRDRRRSWLRVGDEEMAVAVRLSGSERLDLHQLQELLIPAPGGQAVRLADVAEVAEREVLSRILREDQQYQRLVTYEFRGPAKLGDRVHEAVVRNTQLPAGYQVIGKEEWKWSDEERTQIYGVLAFSLVLVFMVTAALFESLRQPLCVLLTVPMAMIGVFLTFFFTGASFSREAFIGVIMMGGVVVNNATLLVDHVNQLRRREGEPLQGAILRGTLERVRPILMTSAVTIIGLLPLVLFSEAADANIWNALGYSLLGGLASSTVLVLTVTPALYLLFERGPEKRRLAKLAAAAEAERKTVPVPALGAAGD